The following are encoded in a window of Paraburkholderia hospita genomic DNA:
- a CDS encoding efflux RND transporter permease subunit, producing MNISKFFIDRPIFAGVLSVLILLGGLIALFQLPISEYPEVVPPSVVVHAQYPGANPKVIAEAVASPLEEQINGVENMLYMQSQANSDGNLTLTVTFKLGTNPDLATQLVQNRVNQALPRLPEDVQRLGVTTIKSSPTLTMVVHLISPNDRYDMTYLRNYALLNVKDRLERIKGVGQVQLWGAGDYAMRVWLDPAKVAQRNLTAMEVVNAIREQNIQVAAGVIGASPSVPGTPLQLSVNARGRLKTEAEFGDIVVKTAPDGAVTYLKDIARVELAASEYGLRSLLDNKPAVAMAINQSPGANSLQISDEVRATMKELAADFPAGVEYKIVYDPTQFVRSSIEAVVHTLLEAIALVVIVVIVFLQTWRASIIPLIAVPVSIVGTFSLLLAFGFSINALSLFGMVLAIGIVVDDAIVVVENVERNIESGLSARDATYKAMQEVSGPIIAIALTLVAVFVPLAFMTGLTGQFYKQFAMTIAISTVISAFNSLTLSPALSALLLRGHGAKEDWLTRGMNRVLGPFFRGFNKVFHRGSESYGRGVNGVLKRKGAMLVVYAVLLGLTVLVSRAVPGGFVPAQDKEYLIAFAQLPNGASLDRTEKVIRDMGTIALKQPGVESAVAFPGLSVNGFTNSSSAGIVFVTLKPFHERKGKALSAGAIAGALNQQYGAIKDSFVAVFPPPPVLGLGTLGGFKMQLEDHGAVGYTELNKATEAFVKKAATTPELGPTFSSYQINVPQVNVDLDRVKAKQLGVPVTDVFSTMQVYLGSLYVNDFNRFGRVYQVRVQADAPYRQQADDILQLKTRNANGDMVPLSSLVTVTPTYGPEMVVRYNGYTAADINGGPAPGFSSGEAQAAAERIAAQVLPKGVKLEWTDLTYQQIIAGNAGMWVFPISVLLVFLVLAALYESLTLPLAVILIVPMSVLSALAGVWLTQGDNNIFTQIGLMVLVGLASKNAILIVEFARELEHDGRTPLQAAIEASRMRLRPILMTSIAFIMGVVPLVVSSGAGSEMRHAMGVAVFFGMLGVTLFGLMLTPVFYVVLRTLAGGKIHVAQKDSPHLVAHTTDA from the coding sequence ATGAACATATCCAAATTCTTCATCGACCGGCCGATCTTCGCTGGCGTGCTATCGGTCCTGATTCTGCTCGGGGGGCTGATCGCACTGTTCCAGCTGCCGATCTCCGAATACCCCGAAGTGGTGCCGCCTTCCGTGGTGGTGCACGCGCAATATCCGGGCGCGAACCCGAAGGTGATCGCCGAGGCCGTTGCGTCGCCGCTCGAAGAGCAGATCAACGGCGTCGAGAACATGCTGTACATGCAGTCGCAGGCCAATAGCGACGGCAATCTGACGTTGACGGTCACGTTCAAGCTCGGCACGAATCCCGATCTCGCGACGCAGCTCGTGCAGAACCGCGTGAATCAGGCACTGCCGCGTCTGCCGGAAGACGTGCAGCGTCTCGGCGTGACGACGATCAAGAGCTCGCCGACGCTGACGATGGTCGTGCATTTGATCTCGCCGAACGACCGTTACGACATGACGTATCTGCGCAACTACGCGCTGCTCAACGTGAAAGACCGCCTGGAGCGGATCAAGGGCGTCGGGCAGGTGCAGTTGTGGGGCGCGGGCGACTACGCAATGCGCGTGTGGCTCGATCCGGCGAAGGTCGCGCAACGCAATCTGACGGCGATGGAAGTCGTCAACGCGATTCGCGAGCAGAACATTCAGGTGGCGGCGGGCGTGATCGGTGCATCGCCTTCCGTGCCGGGCACGCCGCTGCAGCTGTCGGTGAATGCGCGCGGCCGTCTGAAAACAGAAGCGGAGTTCGGCGACATCGTCGTGAAGACGGCGCCGGATGGGGCCGTCACGTACCTGAAGGATATCGCGCGTGTCGAACTCGCGGCTTCGGAATACGGCTTGCGCTCGCTGCTCGACAACAAGCCGGCTGTTGCAATGGCGATCAACCAGTCGCCGGGCGCGAATTCGCTGCAGATTTCCGACGAAGTGCGCGCGACGATGAAAGAACTCGCCGCAGACTTCCCGGCGGGTGTCGAGTACAAGATCGTCTATGACCCGACGCAGTTCGTGCGTTCGAGTATCGAAGCCGTCGTGCACACGCTGCTCGAAGCGATTGCGCTGGTCGTGATCGTGGTGATCGTGTTCCTGCAAACGTGGCGCGCGTCGATCATTCCGCTTATCGCGGTGCCTGTGTCCATTGTCGGCACCTTCTCGCTGCTGCTCGCTTTCGGTTTCTCGATCAACGCGCTGTCGCTGTTCGGGATGGTGCTGGCCATCGGTATCGTGGTTGACGATGCGATCGTGGTGGTGGAGAACGTCGAGCGGAACATCGAAAGCGGGCTGAGCGCGAGAGATGCGACCTACAAGGCCATGCAGGAAGTGAGCGGGCCAATTATCGCCATCGCGCTGACGCTGGTCGCCGTGTTCGTGCCGCTCGCGTTCATGACGGGTCTGACGGGCCAGTTCTACAAGCAGTTCGCGATGACCATCGCGATCTCGACGGTGATCTCGGCATTCAACTCGCTGACCCTGTCGCCCGCATTGTCTGCGCTGTTGCTGCGTGGTCATGGCGCGAAGGAAGACTGGCTGACGCGCGGCATGAACCGCGTGTTGGGCCCGTTTTTCAGGGGCTTCAACAAGGTGTTCCATCGCGGCTCGGAAAGCTATGGGCGTGGCGTGAACGGCGTGCTCAAGCGTAAGGGCGCGATGCTCGTCGTGTACGCGGTGCTGCTGGGCCTGACGGTGCTCGTGTCGCGTGCCGTGCCGGGCGGTTTCGTGCCGGCGCAGGACAAGGAGTATCTGATCGCGTTTGCGCAGTTGCCTAACGGCGCATCGCTCGATCGCACCGAGAAGGTGATCCGCGACATGGGCACGATCGCGCTGAAGCAGCCTGGCGTGGAAAGCGCGGTGGCGTTCCCGGGTCTGTCGGTGAACGGCTTCACGAACAGTTCGAGCGCGGGCATCGTGTTCGTCACGCTCAAGCCGTTCCATGAACGCAAGGGCAAAGCGCTGTCGGCGGGTGCGATTGCGGGCGCGCTGAACCAGCAATACGGCGCGATCAAGGATTCGTTCGTTGCCGTCTTTCCGCCGCCACCCGTGCTCGGTCTCGGTACGCTCGGCGGCTTCAAGATGCAGCTGGAGGACCACGGTGCAGTCGGATACACAGAGCTGAACAAAGCGACGGAAGCGTTCGTCAAGAAGGCTGCAACGACTCCCGAACTCGGCCCGACGTTCTCCAGCTATCAGATCAACGTGCCGCAAGTGAACGTCGATCTCGACCGTGTGAAGGCGAAGCAACTGGGCGTGCCCGTGACGGACGTGTTCAGCACGATGCAGGTGTATCTCGGCTCGCTGTACGTGAACGACTTCAACCGTTTCGGCCGTGTGTACCAGGTGCGTGTGCAGGCGGACGCGCCGTACCGTCAGCAGGCCGACGACATCCTGCAACTGAAGACGCGCAACGCGAATGGCGACATGGTGCCGTTGTCGTCGCTGGTGACGGTGACGCCGACGTATGGTCCGGAAATGGTCGTGCGCTACAACGGCTACACGGCGGCCGATATCAACGGCGGCCCGGCGCCAGGATTCTCGTCGGGTGAAGCGCAGGCAGCGGCCGAGCGCATCGCGGCGCAAGTGTTGCCGAAGGGTGTGAAGCTCGAATGGACCGATCTGACGTATCAGCAGATCATCGCGGGCAACGCGGGCATGTGGGTGTTCCCGATCAGCGTGCTGCTCGTGTTCCTCGTGCTCGCTGCGCTGTACGAGAGCCTGACGCTGCCGCTCGCGGTGATCCTGATCGTGCCGATGAGCGTGTTGTCCGCGCTGGCGGGTGTATGGCTGACGCAGGGCGACAACAACATCTTCACGCAGATCGGTTTGATGGTGCTGGTGGGGCTGGCGTCGAAGAACGCGATTCTGATCGTCGAGTTTGCGCGTGAACTGGAGCACGACGGACGCACGCCGCTGCAGGCCGCCATCGAAGCGAGCCGCATGCGTTTGCGGCCGATTCTGATGACGTCGATCGCGTTCATCATGGGCGTGGTGCCGCTGGTGGTGTCGAGCGGCGCGGGTTCCGAAATGCGTCACGCGATGGGTGTGGCCGTGTTCTTCGGGATGCTGGGTGTGACGCTGTTCGGCCTGATGCTGACGCCGGTGTTCTACGTGGTGCTGCGTACGTTGGCGGGCGGCAAGATTCACGTCGCGCAAAAGGACTCGCCGCATCTCGTCGCGCATACGACGGACGCCTGA
- a CDS encoding alpha/beta hydrolase yields MDAFNPRHTFVPSGASLGENAALLDVTDVRIEGYAQDITLRLYRRAAAKNGLPILLYFHGGGFVRGSIEEADYAARYFAQHTPALVVSVGYSLAPQFPFPAAPEDAHRAALWVQTRARAFGGNTKKIGVAGHDAGGSLANCLAFIGRDRGDVRIDAQALFGPMLDPSLTRLGDEKRLSSDITASECAACYRAYLPQAAQRIHPYAAPLESVRLAGLPATLIATAQNDVLHVEAEKYASNLIDAGVQTQVVRYPSVSHAALAQHPAALLEAVRFFQWRFDERALR; encoded by the coding sequence ATGGATGCATTCAACCCGCGTCACACCTTTGTCCCGTCTGGCGCGAGCCTCGGCGAAAACGCCGCGTTACTCGACGTCACCGACGTGCGGATCGAAGGGTACGCACAGGACATCACACTGCGCCTTTACCGGCGAGCCGCCGCCAAAAACGGTCTGCCGATCCTGCTCTATTTTCACGGCGGCGGTTTCGTGCGCGGCTCGATCGAGGAAGCCGACTACGCCGCGCGCTATTTCGCGCAGCACACGCCGGCGCTCGTCGTGTCCGTCGGTTATTCGCTCGCGCCGCAGTTTCCGTTTCCCGCCGCGCCCGAAGATGCGCACCGTGCAGCACTGTGGGTGCAGACGCGCGCACGGGCGTTTGGCGGCAACACGAAAAAAATCGGCGTGGCGGGCCACGATGCAGGTGGCTCGCTCGCCAATTGCCTTGCGTTCATCGGCCGCGATCGCGGGGATGTGCGGATCGATGCGCAGGCTTTGTTCGGACCGATGCTCGATCCGAGCCTCACGCGTCTTGGCGACGAGAAGCGCCTGAGCTCGGACATCACGGCGAGCGAATGCGCGGCCTGTTATCGCGCGTATCTGCCGCAGGCAGCGCAACGCATTCACCCGTATGCGGCGCCGCTCGAATCGGTGCGGCTCGCCGGCTTGCCCGCGACGCTGATTGCCACCGCGCAAAACGACGTGCTGCACGTCGAAGCGGAGAAGTACGCCAGCAATCTCATCGATGCGGGCGTGCAGACGCAGGTGGTCCGTTACCCGAGCGTATCGCACGCGGCGCTGGCCCAGCATCCGGCGGCGCTGCTCGAGGCGGTCCGATTCTTCCAGTGGCGCTTCGATGAGCGCGCACTCCGATAA
- the flhC gene encoding flagellar transcriptional regulator FlhC — protein sequence MLKKSLTEDAQEVFRAIALIELGARMQVLESELTLSRDRMIRLYREVKGVSPPKGMLPFSADWYMTWLANIHASLFYNTYLFLKNEARCSHLDALTKGYRLYLEHCRHSETEPVLDLTRAWTLVRFFDAEILQLTPCCRCSGKFVAHKHDLQHNVVCGACQPPSRAGKTKKAAAAKREAEKDIVSVPQVAEEIEVLEEQMLEETALAA from the coding sequence ATGCTGAAAAAGAGCCTTACCGAAGACGCGCAGGAAGTGTTCCGCGCGATCGCGCTGATTGAACTGGGCGCGCGCATGCAGGTGCTCGAAAGCGAGCTGACGCTGTCGCGCGACCGGATGATCCGCCTGTACCGCGAGGTCAAGGGCGTATCGCCGCCGAAGGGCATGCTGCCGTTCTCGGCGGACTGGTACATGACGTGGCTCGCGAACATTCACGCATCGCTGTTCTACAACACGTACCTGTTCCTGAAGAACGAAGCGCGGTGCTCGCACCTGGACGCGCTGACCAAGGGTTATCGTCTGTATCTGGAACATTGCCGTCATAGCGAGACCGAGCCGGTGCTCGACCTGACGCGCGCATGGACGCTCGTGCGTTTCTTCGACGCCGAGATCCTGCAACTGACGCCCTGCTGCCGTTGCAGCGGCAAGTTCGTCGCGCACAAGCACGACCTGCAGCACAACGTCGTGTGCGGCGCCTGCCAGCCGCCGTCGCGCGCCGGCAAGACGAAGAAGGCCGCCGCCGCGAAGCGCGAGGCGGAGAAGGACATCGTATCCGTGCCGCAAGTCGCGGAAGAAATCGAAGTACTCGAAGAACAGATGCTCGAGGAAACTGCGTTGGCGGCCTAG
- a CDS encoding Nramp family divalent metal transporter yields MQFKLPTTATAPFCPSEVQGSVAVTQSAPFWKKILQFAGPGLLVSIGYMDPGNWATDIEAGSRYGYSLLFVVVLSSLAAMVLQCLSMRLGIATGRNLAELSRTRYSPGIARIQWLLAELSIIACDLAEVLGGALAFHLLFKCSLTVGVILTAFDTLIVLGLKGKNFRDLEAIMLGLVATIGVGYVIELALVHPHWPSVAAGLVPSWQAISEREPLYLAIGILGATVMPHNLYLHSSIVQTRAIKRDREGIADAISLSRIDTIVALILALLINAAILILAAAAFHSTGHTQVTEIEDAYRLLAPIVGTGFAAVLFAITLLASGQSSTFTGTVAGQVIMEGFLQLKIPCYQRRFITRALALIPALIGVQMLGNGAVGQLLVASQVVLSLQLPFALYPLIRMTDDRALMGEFANRLPTRILAWSLFVVISAANIWLVVQTFGFAG; encoded by the coding sequence TTGCAGTTCAAACTTCCAACCACAGCTACCGCGCCGTTCTGCCCATCCGAGGTGCAGGGCTCCGTCGCCGTCACGCAGTCCGCCCCATTCTGGAAAAAAATCCTTCAGTTCGCAGGTCCCGGCCTACTGGTGTCGATCGGTTACATGGACCCGGGCAACTGGGCCACCGACATCGAAGCCGGCTCGCGCTACGGTTATAGCCTGCTGTTCGTAGTGGTGCTGTCGAGCCTAGCAGCAATGGTGCTGCAGTGCCTCAGCATGCGTCTTGGCATCGCGACGGGCCGCAATCTCGCGGAACTATCGCGCACGCGTTACTCGCCGGGCATCGCGCGTATTCAATGGCTGCTCGCCGAACTGTCGATCATCGCCTGCGATCTTGCCGAAGTGCTGGGCGGCGCGCTCGCGTTTCATCTGCTGTTCAAATGCTCGCTGACGGTCGGCGTGATCCTCACCGCGTTCGACACGCTGATCGTGCTCGGCCTGAAGGGCAAAAATTTCCGCGACCTCGAAGCGATCATGCTCGGTCTGGTCGCGACCATCGGCGTCGGATACGTGATCGAACTGGCGCTGGTTCATCCGCACTGGCCGTCCGTCGCGGCGGGGCTCGTGCCGTCGTGGCAAGCCATCAGCGAACGCGAGCCGCTATATCTCGCGATTGGCATTCTCGGCGCGACAGTGATGCCGCATAACCTGTATCTGCATTCGTCCATCGTGCAGACGCGCGCGATCAAGCGAGATCGCGAGGGCATCGCCGACGCGATCTCGCTGTCGCGTATCGACACCATCGTCGCGCTCATTCTCGCGCTGCTGATCAATGCGGCGATCCTGATTCTCGCGGCGGCCGCGTTCCATTCGACGGGGCATACCCAGGTCACCGAAATCGAGGACGCCTACCGGCTGCTCGCGCCCATCGTCGGCACGGGCTTCGCGGCCGTGCTGTTCGCGATCACGCTGCTGGCGTCGGGGCAAAGCTCGACGTTCACGGGCACGGTGGCCGGGCAGGTCATCATGGAAGGCTTTCTGCAGCTAAAGATTCCGTGCTACCAGCGGCGCTTCATCACGCGTGCGCTCGCGTTGATTCCCGCGCTCATCGGTGTGCAGATGCTCGGCAATGGCGCCGTCGGGCAGTTGCTCGTCGCGAGCCAGGTGGTGCTGAGCCTGCAGTTGCCGTTCGCGCTCTATCCGCTGATCCGCATGACGGACGACCGCGCGCTGATGGGCGAATTCGCGAACCGGCTGCCGACGCGTATCCTCGCGTGGTCGCTGTTCGTCGTGATCAGCGCGGCGAATATCTGGCTGGTGGTGCAGACGTTCGGGTTCGCAGGCTGA
- a CDS encoding efflux transporter outer membrane subunit, giving the protein MKSFEQMSGLGRAAASTLLMLLLAACSLEPTYKRPDSATPAAFKEAPVSATTADAAATPLPASEAGTWKTAEPAEDAHRGEWWTIFGDSTLNDLEKQAGDANQNLKAAAARVQESRALTQQARADWFPSFDAGFGPTRERLSPASQFLPNDTHVPTQTLWRAQVTAAYEVDLFGRVSSNVNAARADQAQSEALFRSVQLALQADVAQNYFQLREFDTQLSLYRQTVTLRENALKLVERRFNEGDINELDVSRARNELATARADAVGVARQRAASEHGLAILLGKAPADFSFPETPLAPVTARVPAGLPSALLERRPDIAAAERAMAGANARIGLAKSAFFPKLDITGAFGYESTTLGDLFQWSSRAFLLGPFAGTALTVPLFDGGRRKANLANARAKYDEDVAQYRQQVLVAFREVEDNLSDLRLLGDQTREQNDAVNASKRAEHLSQTQYQEGQVAYLDVIDAERQTLQSQLQLSHLAGTQAVATVNLIRALGGGWGDVKADIGSADGAQSQQVAKQ; this is encoded by the coding sequence ATGAAAAGCTTTGAACAGATGAGCGGCCTGGGTCGCGCGGCGGCGAGCACGCTGCTGATGTTGCTGCTCGCGGCGTGCTCGCTCGAGCCGACGTACAAGCGTCCCGATTCGGCGACGCCCGCGGCCTTCAAGGAAGCGCCCGTGTCGGCAACGACGGCGGATGCGGCGGCCACGCCGCTGCCGGCGAGCGAAGCGGGCACGTGGAAGACGGCTGAGCCCGCAGAAGACGCGCATCGCGGCGAATGGTGGACGATTTTCGGCGATTCGACGCTCAACGATCTGGAAAAGCAGGCTGGCGATGCGAACCAGAACCTGAAAGCAGCCGCGGCGCGCGTGCAGGAATCGCGTGCGCTGACGCAGCAGGCGCGCGCCGACTGGTTCCCGTCGTTCGATGCGGGCTTCGGGCCGACGCGCGAGCGTCTGTCGCCCGCTTCGCAGTTCCTGCCGAACGACACGCATGTGCCGACGCAAACGCTGTGGCGCGCACAGGTGACGGCTGCGTATGAAGTCGATCTGTTTGGCCGCGTCAGTTCGAACGTGAACGCCGCACGTGCCGACCAGGCGCAGAGCGAAGCGTTGTTCCGCTCGGTGCAGCTCGCGTTGCAGGCGGACGTCGCGCAGAACTACTTTCAGTTGCGTGAGTTCGACACGCAGTTGAGCCTGTATCGTCAGACGGTGACGTTGCGTGAGAACGCATTGAAACTCGTCGAGCGCCGCTTCAACGAAGGCGACATCAACGAACTCGATGTGTCGCGCGCCCGCAATGAACTGGCGACGGCGCGCGCCGATGCCGTCGGCGTGGCGCGTCAGCGCGCGGCGTCCGAGCACGGCCTCGCGATTTTGCTCGGCAAGGCGCCTGCGGACTTCTCGTTCCCCGAGACGCCGCTTGCGCCTGTAACGGCGCGCGTGCCTGCTGGATTGCCGTCTGCGCTGCTCGAGCGTCGGCCGGATATCGCAGCGGCGGAGCGCGCGATGGCGGGCGCGAATGCGCGGATCGGCCTGGCCAAATCGGCGTTCTTCCCGAAGCTCGATATCACGGGTGCGTTTGGCTACGAGTCGACGACGCTCGGCGATCTGTTCCAGTGGTCGAGCCGCGCGTTCCTGCTTGGTCCGTTTGCGGGCACGGCGCTCACGGTGCCGCTCTTCGATGGCGGACGTCGCAAGGCGAATCTCGCGAATGCGCGCGCGAAGTATGACGAGGATGTGGCGCAGTATCGTCAGCAGGTGCTCGTGGCGTTTCGTGAAGTTGAGGACAACTTGTCCGATCTGCGTTTGCTTGGCGATCAGACGCGCGAGCAGAACGATGCTGTCAACGCGTCGAAGCGGGCGGAGCATCTGTCGCAGACGCAGTATCAGGAAGGGCAGGTCGCCTATCTGGATGTGATCGATGCGGAACGGCAGACGCTGCAGTCGCAGTTGCAGTTGAGCCATCTTGCCGGCACGCAGGCGGTCGCGACGGTCAACTTGATTCGTGCGCTCGGCGGGGGGTGGGGTGATGTGAAGGCGGATATCGGCAGCGCCGACGGCGCGCAATCGCAGCAGGTGGCGAAGCAGTAA
- a CDS encoding efflux RND transporter periplasmic adaptor subunit, with amino-acid sequence MSVFPLSRSKLAVAALAVLVIAGLGTFGAIRVDARSPAQSAPTIVPEVDVATVVQKTITDWQTYSGRLQAVEKVDVRPLVSGTIVSVNFQDGALVKKGDVLFVIDPRPYQAEVDRAAAQLAAAQSRAGYSQSDWERAQRLIGDSAIAKRDYDEKQNAAREASANVKAAQAALETAQINLGYTKIVAPVAGRVSRAEITLGNVVNAGASAAPLTTLVSVSPIYAEFDADEQTYLQYISQVKGDSKVPVELGLANETGYSRKGTIQSVDNRLDTSSGTIRVRARFDNSDGSLVPGLFARVKVGGSEPHGALLIDDAAIGTDQDKKFVFVVDKDDHVAYREIQPGDLQGNLRVVKSGLHAGDRIVVNGTQRVRPGAQVRAHMVPMGEGDANSAPVADDAQADKQAQLDGAKQKHTEPQAQKGTQTQAQAQPRTKARKDS; translated from the coding sequence ATGTCTGTTTTTCCTCTCTCGCGTTCGAAGCTGGCGGTTGCGGCGCTAGCGGTGCTTGTGATTGCGGGCCTCGGCACGTTCGGCGCGATTCGCGTCGATGCGCGCTCGCCGGCGCAGTCCGCGCCGACCATCGTGCCGGAAGTCGACGTCGCCACTGTCGTGCAGAAAACCATCACCGACTGGCAAACCTATTCGGGCCGTCTTCAGGCTGTAGAAAAGGTCGACGTGCGGCCGCTCGTATCGGGCACGATCGTGTCCGTGAACTTCCAGGACGGCGCGCTCGTGAAGAAGGGCGACGTGCTGTTCGTCATCGATCCGCGTCCGTATCAGGCGGAAGTCGATCGTGCTGCCGCGCAACTGGCGGCCGCGCAGTCGCGCGCGGGTTACTCGCAAAGCGACTGGGAGCGCGCGCAACGGCTGATCGGCGATAGCGCAATCGCAAAACGCGACTACGACGAGAAGCAGAACGCCGCGCGCGAAGCGAGCGCGAACGTGAAGGCCGCGCAGGCCGCGCTCGAAACCGCGCAGATCAATCTCGGCTATACGAAGATCGTCGCGCCCGTGGCGGGCCGCGTGTCGCGCGCGGAGATCACGCTCGGCAACGTCGTGAACGCGGGCGCAAGCGCTGCGCCGCTGACGACGCTCGTGTCCGTCTCGCCGATCTACGCGGAGTTCGACGCCGACGAGCAGACATACCTTCAGTACATCAGCCAGGTGAAGGGCGACAGCAAGGTGCCCGTCGAACTCGGCCTCGCCAATGAGACGGGCTATTCGCGCAAGGGCACGATTCAGTCGGTCGATAACCGCCTCGATACGTCGTCGGGCACGATCCGCGTGCGCGCGCGTTTCGACAATAGCGACGGCTCGCTGGTGCCGGGTCTCTTTGCACGCGTGAAAGTGGGTGGCAGCGAGCCGCATGGCGCGCTGCTGATCGACGATGCCGCAATCGGCACGGACCAGGACAAGAAGTTCGTGTTCGTGGTCGACAAGGACGATCACGTCGCGTATCGCGAGATCCAGCCTGGCGACCTGCAAGGCAATCTGCGCGTCGTGAAGAGCGGCTTGCACGCGGGCGACCGCATCGTCGTGAACGGCACGCAGCGCGTGCGCCCGGGCGCGCAGGTCCGCGCGCACATGGTACCGATGGGCGAGGGCGACGCGAACAGCGCGCCCGTCGCGGACGACGCGCAGGCAGACAAGCAGGCGCAGCTCGACGGAGCGAAGCAGAAGCACACCGAACCGCAAGCGCAGAAGGGTACGCAAACGCAGGCACAGGCGCAGCCGCGCACGAAGGCGCGCAAGGATTCGTGA
- the flhD gene encoding flagellar transcriptional regulator FlhD, with translation MDRSSETLDSIREINLSYIMLAQRMLREDKAVGMFRLGLSSELADILAGLSLAQIVKLASSDQLLCFFRFNDHTMLSALTHTSRHAEVASTHAAILLAGQPAEQFA, from the coding sequence ATGGACCGTAGCAGCGAGACGCTGGATTCAATCCGCGAAATCAATTTGTCTTACATCATGCTCGCACAACGCATGTTGCGCGAGGACAAGGCAGTCGGCATGTTCCGCCTGGGCTTGTCATCGGAGCTGGCTGATATTCTTGCCGGGCTATCGCTCGCGCAGATCGTCAAGCTGGCCAGCTCCGATCAGCTTTTATGCTTCTTCCGCTTCAACGACCACACGATGCTGTCGGCGTTGACGCACACGTCCCGTCACGCGGAGGTGGCATCGACGCATGCCGCGATCCTGCTGGCAGGACAGCCCGCAGAGCAGTTCGCTTAA
- a CDS encoding YeeE/YedE family protein, protein MSDLATPLPRRFDINPKPLTFSLLLIALGAVYLAQTVSGRQAALYVVGALLGMSLYHAAFGFTSAWRVFIADGRGAGLRAQMLMLGIGVLLFFPALSAGSLFGHPVAGLVSPAGTSVIVGAFMFGIGMQLGGGCASGTLYTVGGGSTRMLVTLAAFIVGSVIATAHMPFWTALPSLKPVSLVTTLGAGWAIAVNLAVFAAIAALTVVIEKRRHGRLVDDAPRAANASPWLHGPWPLFAGAVALALLNFATLALSGRPWGVTSAFALWGAKLFSLAGIDVASWPYWSSHTNATALTSSVTRDVTSVMDAGIVLGAMAAAALAGRYAPLWRVPMRSLVAAVVGGLMLGYGARLAYGCNIGAYFSGIVSGSLHGWLWLVAAFAGNVIGTRLRPLFGLEVERIRQTGC, encoded by the coding sequence ATGTCCGATCTCGCTACACCGCTTCCGCGCCGCTTCGACATCAATCCGAAGCCGCTCACCTTCTCGCTCCTTCTGATCGCACTCGGCGCGGTTTATCTCGCGCAAACCGTCAGCGGCCGGCAGGCGGCGCTCTACGTGGTCGGCGCGCTGCTCGGCATGTCGCTGTATCACGCGGCGTTCGGCTTCACGTCCGCGTGGCGCGTGTTCATCGCCGATGGCCGCGGCGCCGGCCTGCGCGCGCAAATGCTAATGCTCGGCATCGGCGTGTTGCTGTTCTTTCCGGCGCTGTCAGCAGGCTCGCTGTTCGGCCATCCCGTCGCGGGGCTGGTGTCACCCGCGGGCACGTCGGTGATCGTCGGCGCGTTCATGTTCGGGATCGGCATGCAGCTCGGCGGCGGCTGCGCGTCGGGCACGCTGTACACGGTCGGCGGCGGCAGCACGCGGATGCTGGTGACGCTCGCGGCGTTTATCGTGGGCTCGGTGATCGCCACCGCGCATATGCCGTTCTGGACCGCGCTGCCGTCGCTTAAACCGGTTTCGCTTGTTACAACTCTGGGCGCCGGCTGGGCGATCGCGGTCAATCTTGCCGTGTTCGCGGCGATTGCCGCGCTGACGGTCGTGATCGAAAAGCGCCGTCACGGGCGCCTCGTCGACGACGCCCCGCGCGCCGCTAACGCGTCGCCGTGGCTGCACGGACCGTGGCCGCTGTTCGCCGGCGCAGTCGCGCTCGCGCTGCTCAACTTCGCGACGCTCGCACTGTCGGGCCGTCCGTGGGGCGTAACTTCGGCCTTTGCGCTGTGGGGGGCGAAACTCTTCTCGCTGGCGGGCATCGACGTCGCCAGTTGGCCTTACTGGAGTTCTCACACGAATGCCACCGCCCTGACATCGTCCGTTACACGCGATGTCACCAGCGTAATGGATGCGGGCATCGTGCTCGGCGCGATGGCTGCGGCCGCTTTAGCGGGCCGCTACGCGCCTTTATGGCGCGTGCCCATGCGATCCCTCGTCGCGGCTGTCGTGGGCGGCCTGATGCTCGGCTACGGCGCCCGGCTGGCCTATGGTTGTAACATCGGCGCGTATTTCAGCGGCATCGTGTCAGGCAGCCTGCATGGCTGGCTGTGGCTCGTCGCAGCGTTCGCCGGCAATGTCATCGGCACGCGGCTGCGCCCCCTTTTCGGACTGGAAGTCGAACGTATCCGCCAAACCGGCTGCTGA